The nucleotide sequence GGCACCTTTTTCAGGTCCAGAACTTTGCCCTGAGAAAATGTCTGAAGTGGATAAAGGACGCCCCTTCGGTTTGCTGCCGATAACGTATTCATGTCGACTCCGCCTGAAGTATGCACAACCAGTCTGTCTTGAAACGGCAAGCTTTCAGAAACAGTGGCAATGGCGTTATCGGGTACTCCAATGATATACACATCGGCGGGCAGGATTTGGGAAAGCTCTGTAGTAAGCGCTATATCGTCAAGAGATTGATGTAAAACAATATTATTTCTGTTATATATTTGAATTACAGAAACTTCACTATTTTCATATAAAGCGTTACATAAATTAAAATTTACATTTCCAAATCCAATAAAACATACCGATATCATAGTAGCGAAGTTAAAAACTTTTTTACTGGCTCAGCGATAGATCTTGCGTTTTATGATTTCAATTTCTCCTTCCGATTCAAGCTGCTTAAAAGCCCTTATCACAGTTTCGACACGCAGGCCGGTTAGATCTGCTATTTGCTGACGTGTAAGATCGATCTGAAACAGTGTATCTCCACCGTATTTTTTCTTTAAATGATCTACGAGGGTAAGAATGCGATGTTCGGGAGGATGGACAGACATCTCTTTTAGGATCATCGCTTTGTATGCAAGCCGGTTGGACAGCGTAGCCGTAAATTTTAAATGGGTGTTAAAATTGGATTTTAGCAATTCAAACAGCATTGCTTTACTCAACTTAAACACCGAAGAATCTTCTGCGGCCTCGGCCGATGCCGGATATTTAAATGCACCAAACAGTGGCGGTTCTCCAAAACTGTCACCGTCATAGAAAATACCCTGAACAAATTCTTTTCCATTTTCATTGAGGTTGAACATTTTTACGCTTCCGCGCTGCACCTGAAAGTAGAATTTAGCGGTATCACCTTCAGTAAATATGGTCTCATTACTGCGGTAATTCACCAATTTGGCTTTGTGCGACAATAGCAGTTCTTCAGAAATCAATGCTTTATGATTTGGCTCATAAACCGGGAAGGTTTGGGCGTCTAATTTTGTATAAAAATAAATAAAACAATAATGAAGGCAATGTCAATACAACATTTAAAAGGAGAGTTTGGAGATAATTTATTCATGTATATCCCATTAACAATAATTTTGCAAAGCTGTTTGGGTTCTATCGCGGCTATGATGATCTTAGCACAAGGTACCACCCTCGTTTCCGGAATAGAACTAACTATATGTGTGATTCTGAGTATGGCTTATAATGCGGCTTTGTTGGCACAAATGAAATCTGATATCAGTTTTTGGTTATTAATGGCTAGCTTAGCCGGTAATAGTATTTTAATTTTTGTCAATCTAATTTGATGTATGCCACAAAAATCTTTAGAAACACGTGAGGACATTCTGCTTTTAGTCCGCACCTTTTACGGTAAGGTAAGAACAAATGATCTATTAGGTTCTGTGTTTGAGCCGGTTATACAGGACTGGGAAGCTCATTTTGTACGACTCACCGATTTCTGGGAGAGCAATTTGTTCTTTGAGAAAAAATACAAGGGAGATCCGCTTCAGAAGCACGTTGAAGTAGATGCATATCACGGAGGGACAATTAATGAGCTTCATTTTGGAGTTTGGTTAAATCTATGGTTTGAAACTCTGGACGAATTGTTTGAACCCGAATCTACATATCTTGCTAAGAACAGAGCCAGAAATATGGGTACTTTTATTCATTTAAAAATTTTTGAAGCCAGACAAAACGGGGATTAAAGATCCAGAAACAGTTAACAGGATTAATGTAGTTTTTCAAGGTCAAATTCAGTAAATTTGCAGCAAAATTCGCGATAATGCAAAAGAGAATTGCTTCTGTACTATTTTCCACTCGTCTAACCGCTGTATTATTTATCGTTTTCGCTGTTGCCATGGCTGTTGGCACTTGGCTGGACAGGGCAGCCGAAACCTCACCAACGCCTTATACTCGTGAAGTCGTTTACAACGCTTGGTGGTTCGAGCTAATCATGCTCATCTTTGTCATAAATTTTGTTGGAAACATCTTCAGGTTCCGATTGTATAAAAAGGAAAAATGGGCAACGCTTACCCTGCATTTATCGTTTATTTTAATATTGATTGGAGCCTTTGTTACCCGTTATATAGGCTTTGAGGGGGTGATGCATATTCGGGAAGGTGCTACGGAAAATATCATGCTTTCCAACGAAACCTACCTCAATACATTTATCGATGGCGATTATGTAATGAACGGCGTAAAGCAACGCCGGATAGTGGATCCTAAAAAATTAAATCTATCTGAACGCCTCGACAATGATTTTACCATTAAAACCGATTACAACCAATTGCCTGTAACGATTTCGTATGTAGATTTTATACAAAATGCGAAGGAAGGACTTATTGAAACTGAAACAGGGGATCAATATATTAAGATTGTAGAGGCGGGAGATGGCAATAGGCATGATCACTGGATTAAGCTGGGAGAAGTTGTGAGTATACACAACGTTCTCTTTGCGGTGAATAAGCCTACCCCCGGAGCAATAAACATTAATTATAACGAAGATGGAAGTTATAGTATTGAAACTCCTTTTGAAGGCAATGTGATGCGCATGGCAGATCAACAACAAAGTCTGGTGGCTAAAGACAGTGTTCAGCCTTTGTTATTGCGGTCACTATATCAATTGGCAGGAATGTCATTTGTGATCCCGGATCCGGTTACCACGGGAACGTATGGTGTGGTAAAATCGCCTTTAACCGAAAAAACCAATAAAGATGCCCTTATTTTAAAAGTAGCAACTCCAAACGAATCCAAAACGGTCGAATTATTAGGCGGGAGAGGAAATACACCCGATCCTGAGTTGGTGGAAGTTGATGGCTTAAAAGTGTACTTGTCCTACGGTTCCGAAAAGTTGGAGCTTCCCTTTAGTATTACACT is from Constantimarinum furrinae and encodes:
- a CDS encoding Crp/Fnr family transcriptional regulator, which codes for MISEELLLSHKAKLVNYRSNETIFTEGDTAKFYFQVQRGSVKMFNLNENGKEFVQGIFYDGDSFGEPPLFGAFKYPASAEAAEDSSVFKLSKAMLFELLKSNFNTHLKFTATLSNRLAYKAMILKEMSVHPPEHRILTLVDHLKKKYGGDTLFQIDLTRQQIADLTGLRVETVIRAFKQLESEGEIEIIKRKIYR
- a CDS encoding group III truncated hemoglobin, which encodes MPQKSLETREDILLLVRTFYGKVRTNDLLGSVFEPVIQDWEAHFVRLTDFWESNLFFEKKYKGDPLQKHVEVDAYHGGTINELHFGVWLNLWFETLDELFEPESTYLAKNRARNMGTFIHLKIFEARQNGD